The DNA sequence CACCTGCTGCTGGAGATTCGACAGTTCCCGGGCGTTGCTGTTCAACGATGTCTTCAACCGCTCAGAGAGCATCGTCGAAGGCAGTCGACCTGGTAATAAAGGACCGATATTCATAATTCACGGCATCCGTCATTCATTTCCGAGACGCAATTCTGACAATCCGCCACGGGTATAGTGTCTGTTTAAATCTGTAATAAAATGGTAAAGAGCTCGTCGATGGTGCTGACCAGTCGGGCGGCAGACTGAAACGCACGCTGGAACTTCATGACGTTGATGGTCTCTTCATCGATACTCACTCCGGAGTACTGTTCGCGCTGATTCTTAAGCGAATCCCGAAATGTCTGAGCGCCTTCCGCCAGCGCGCCCTCAGAGGCGGATGACTGGGCGATGCTGGATACCACTTTATCGTAATACTCGTCGAGGGTGATGCCCCCGAGTGACTCGATGGGCAGCTGTGAAAAGGCAGCCAGCGCGACCGCGTTGCTGCCATCTGAAGGGCCGCCCCCCTGTCCCAGTGCCAGAAACTGCTGGTTATCTCTCACAACCGAGTTGATTCCGATATCACTGGAATCGGATCCCGTGAACAGCGTATTGATGCCGATGGCCGCCAGGGCGCCACTGGTATCATTGGAGAAGCGGAACTCATAATCGGAGTCGGCACTCAGATTCAGCCGACCATCGGTCGACACACTCGAATTCAGATTCGCCACGCCGTTCAGCGCACTGGCCAGACTGTTTAACGTTGTGTCTGCCCCAATTCCGTCCAGGTCGACATTGATCGTTGTGGTATTGGTAATTCCCGTGGTCTTATTCGTGACTTTAATCTGGAAGCTGCCATGACTCGCCTGGAACGGCAGCCCCGAAAGCGCCGAACTCAGATTGGCGGAAGGATCCAGCGCCGCGGACGCGGAGGTCAACTGTTCAAAGCCTGCAGTCCCTTCTCCGGAAGAATGGATCTTGTTGAACTCAAAGATCAGGTTGGATGCATACGTATCCAGCTGATCCACAAAGCCCCCCAGGATGTCATCGCGGCCTTCGATAATTCCCTTGAGCTCTCCCCCGGTTCGGGAAATGTTACTATGAGTCCGAGATAAAAACACTTCCTGGACAACAACCCCTTTATCGGTGTCGGTCTCGACAGTCAGCTTCTGAGAGGAGCCGGCCAGGACCAGATAGTCGGAACCGGTAAACACATCGATGGCACCATCCGCGCGTTCACGAAACCGCACCGGGATCAGTTCGGAAAGTCGATTGAGCGCGTTATACCGCTCGGTTCGCAGAGCGCCCGCATCACTCTGCAACAGCCCGGAAGCTTCAAGCTTCGAAATCTTCGGATTCAGGTCCACGATCTTGTCGATCAGCTCGTTGGCCTCTTTCACGAGGTTTTCCACATTGACCGACTGGGTCTCGCGCAGATCGTTGATCCTCAATCTTAGCGAACTGATCTCGGACGCAAACTTCTGAGCTTCACTGAGCACAAACTCCCGGTCCGGAATTGAGCCAGGTTGATTCACCGCGTTGTTCAACTTGGCCAGAAAATCATTCAGACCGGTCGACAGGTCACCACCTGAGAGCTCGCGCAACTCGCTTTCCAGCTGCTTGTAAATCGTGTCGCGTTCGTTGATAGAAGAATATTCAGTGTTCGCTGAGTGGATGCGGGTTTCCAGGAACAGATCGATCTGCTGCTGAATCCCGGAGATCTCCACCCCCGTCCCGTTGATCAACGCTCCCTGTCGATAGGGATCGGACGGATTAAGAACCAGATTCTCACGGATGTAGCCGGGAGTGCCCGCATTGGCGATATTCTGACCCGCAACCTGGATGCCGGTACTGAATACCTCCATCGATTGCTTGGCCATTGATAATGCTGCATTAAGTCCCATGGCAGTATGTCCGTAATGATAAATGCGTTCTTAAACCATCGCCCTGGTCCGCCCGTAACGGGCAGCCACAATCAGGCCGATGCGTCAAAGATCGCCCCCCCTGAACCATTTTCATTCTGGCCGCCCGAGTACGTCGGCGTCTTTTTCCCTGCGTGCGCAATCAGCTCCAGGATCTGCGAGTAATGCTGAAACGAACGTTGGGCCACAATCCACTGGACCCAGCTTTCATGCCTGAGCTTCTGCGACCGCTGCTGCACGACTTCAATCCGTTCCGCGATCGGTTCGGAGACCTCAATCCCCAGTCCCAGACCAGGCAACAGTTCCTGCAGGGAACCGGCGGGCAGACCGAGTTGCTCCGCGGTCTGCAGCAGTTGCTGCCTTCTCAGCAGAATGAACTGCAGCGTATTGGTGAGCTGCTCTTCAATCACGGCCAGCTGTTCAATCCGTTCCGGATCGACCTGTTTCAGCGCCTGTGACTTCTGCTCATAAAGTTCGAGCAGTTTCTTTTGAATGGGTTCGAGATCATTCAGGATCCCGGTCAGTTTACCCAATAGCTGTTGATGTTGCGCCGGTACCGGCGCAGTTGGTGCTGCATGCATGGGAGCCCCCTTTCTCCCGGTTTACATAATCCGCCCCTCGGACGGTGAAAATCGCCTATCGTTATAATCGGCACAATCGCTCTATCTCTCGCGTCTGTTTTATTCAGAATCCCCTCGTCAGGTATAAAGACTGTTCTTTTATAGTGTTACGCCTGATACGGCATTGATCGATTCCATCGACTGCGCATTCAACTGGCGTGAAAATGACGAGAACAACGTGTCGGAAAACGCATTTCCTTCCTGCGAAGCCAGGTCTTCAGAAATCTGCTGGTCCAGTTGAGACTGAAACATCTCTTCCGCCT is a window from the Gimesia benthica genome containing:
- the flgN gene encoding flagellar export chaperone FlgN, with amino-acid sequence MHAAPTAPVPAQHQQLLGKLTGILNDLEPIQKKLLELYEQKSQALKQVDPERIEQLAVIEEQLTNTLQFILLRRQQLLQTAEQLGLPAGSLQELLPGLGLGIEVSEPIAERIEVVQQRSQKLRHESWVQWIVAQRSFQHYSQILELIAHAGKKTPTYSGGQNENGSGGAIFDASA
- the flgK gene encoding flagellar hook-associated protein FlgK; the encoded protein is MAKQSMEVFSTGIQVAGQNIANAGTPGYIRENLVLNPSDPYRQGALINGTGVEISGIQQQIDLFLETRIHSANTEYSSINERDTIYKQLESELRELSGGDLSTGLNDFLAKLNNAVNQPGSIPDREFVLSEAQKFASEISSLRLRINDLRETQSVNVENLVKEANELIDKIVDLNPKISKLEASGLLQSDAGALRTERYNALNRLSELIPVRFRERADGAIDVFTGSDYLVLAGSSQKLTVETDTDKGVVVQEVFLSRTHSNISRTGGELKGIIEGRDDILGGFVDQLDTYASNLIFEFNKIHSSGEGTAGFEQLTSASAALDPSANLSSALSGLPFQASHGSFQIKVTNKTTGITNTTTINVDLDGIGADTTLNSLASALNGVANLNSSVSTDGRLNLSADSDYEFRFSNDTSGALAAIGINTLFTGSDSSDIGINSVVRDNQQFLALGQGGGPSDGSNAVALAAFSQLPIESLGGITLDEYYDKVVSSIAQSSASEGALAEGAQTFRDSLKNQREQYSGVSIDEETINVMKFQRAFQSAARLVSTIDELFTILLQI